In Kaistella sp. 97-N-M2, the sequence GAGCAGAAAAGTGGTCGGGAAAACCTTCGGCAAAACCGTGTTGGAAATTGGGCTTTGCGCAATATAAACGGGCACCGAATAATTGTTGTCCTTCATAAATTTCACCACTTTTTCCTCTTCATCCTGCATCGCAATGAGCACGAAGTCTATTTTTCCTTTTTTCGAATCGTACAGTTTCTGGATTGTGGGCCATTCTTCGCGGCAGGGCGGACACCAGGTTCCCCAAAAATTCAGGAAAATAAGTTTATCTCCTTTTAAATTTTTCAGATTGGTGTTGGGTGCGTTAATGCCTTTCAGCTCAATATCCATGTCAGAATCCTGCAGCGTAACCGCGTTTTCTATGGCGGCAACGGGAAAAAAGAGATCCTTCAGTTTGAGTTTTACCTCCGGAAAAAGAAAGAGCACCGCGATAAAAGCGATGACGATGATATTTAAAATATTTTTTCTTAGAAAATTCATTTTAGAGTAAATTTAAAATTTCTTCAATGGCATCTTTGCCGCGGTTTTTGGCATAATAGACCTGCAGATCGTTATAGAATTCTTCGAGCGGATAGGTTTCGGGATTTTCTTTAAATTTCTTCAGCAGATCCAAACCGTATTGTGGCCGCGGCCCCCAATTACTCTGCACCGTAAAATCTTCATTTAAAAGGATAACAATTGGGATCGACTGCGTGCCGTTCGTGAGAAACCGGTTGATCAAAGTCTGATCCGAATCCCTTAAAAATATTTTCACCTCGTTGCCTGCAGCTTCAAAAAATTTCGAAACGGCCGGCACCGTGGCACTTGCATCACCGCACCACGATTCGGTGATGATGAGGACTTTTCCCGCGAAGTTCTTTTCTTTCAGGTTTGAAAGTTGCGCTTCATCCACTTGGTATTTTTTTAAAGTGCGGCGCATGCGGTTAAGTCCCAACTCGTAATAGGCCTGATACGGATCAGTTTTATTGGGATTATTTTGGGCGCGTTCTTCCGCGATTTTTAGATATTCCTCGAAGGTTAAGGCTTTTTGCCAGTAGTCTTTCATTATTTTTGATTTATAAAAATTTCGGTCAAAACCTTTTATCAGTAAGCGATTTTGGTCACATATCATATTTGCGAAGTTTGTTGATCAGAAAAAGATCGGCTAAAACAAAAGCCGCTAAGTTTTCGACGATCGGAACGGCGCGCGGCAGGACACAAGGGTCGTGACGGCCTTTTCCTTCAACGGTTACCGCATTTCCTTGCGTGTCGAAACTTTCCTGCGGACGCAAAATTGTGGCGACGGGTTTAAAGGCGACGCGAAAATAAATATCCATTCCATTGGAAATTCCGCCCTGGATTCCGCCGGAAAGATTAGTTTTCGTGGTGAAATCCTCGTTGAACAGATCGTTATGATCTTTGCCCGTCATTTTGGCGCCGCAAAAACCGCTTCCATATTCGAAACCTTTGCAGGCGTTGATGTTGAGCATTGCTTTTGCCAGTTCGGCCTGAAGTTTTCCAAAAACCGGTTCGCCCACGCCGATGGGAAGATTTTTGATCACGCAGGTGATGGTGCCGCCAATCGTGTTACCTTCCTTTTTTATTTCTTTAATTTTCGAAATCATTTTCTCTGCCGTTTCCGCGTCGGGACACCGGACATCATTGGAATCAATCCTCGAAAAATCTAGATCCTGATAGGGTTTTTCGCAGAAAATTTCGCCCACAGAAGAAACGTAAGCTTTAATTTCCACATCTTCCGGCAGCAGTTGCTTTGCTAAACTTCCGGCCACCACCCAGTTCACGGTTTCGCGCGCAGAAGACTTGCCGCCACCGCGATAATCGCGGATTCCAAATTTTTGGTCGTACGTAAAATCTGCGTGACTTGGCCGATAGGCTTTGGCAATGTGATCGTAGTCCCGCGATTTTTGGTTTTCATTTTCGATGAGGAAACCGATGGGAGTGCCGGTGGATTGCCCTTCGAAAATACCGGAAAGAAACTTCACGGTGTCGCTTTCTTTGCGTTGCGTAACGATGGCAGACTGGCCGGGCTTTCTTCGGTCGAGTTGATGTTGAACTTCGTCGAGATCAACCTTGAAACCAGCCGGAAAATTGGTGATAATTCCGCCATATGCGGGGCCATGACTTTCGCCAAACGTAGAAAGAGAAAGAAAATTTCCTAAATTGAACATGTTACAAAGTTACGCAGATATTTTGATTTTTGTAAGAGGAGTGCGCGTGAATAAACTAGGTTTTCAGCGCGGCAGATCTTTTAAAATTATTTTGAGTTTTTCCTTTTCTTCCGCGGAAATTTTTCGCCAAATAAATCCGTCTTTCAGTGAATTTCCTTTTAACTGCGGAAAAATTCCCGCATCTACATCTTCCTGAATAAAAGCTGGAGAAATCGCCGGCAAAGGTGTATCAAAACTGAAAGGATAATCCTGCACGACATTAAATTTTAAATTCCCGATTTGATGGGTTTCGTATTTTTTTAATTCAAAATGAGACGGTTTGTAAAACTGATTTGTGTTGAAACCCGTCATGAAACTACCGAGTTTAAAACTTGGTATTAAATCTTTCAATTGGCCCGGAAAACTTAGAAAGAGCAATCCTAAAACCGACAGGCAGGAAAAAGTGATGAGGGGTATTTTTTTCGAAACAGTTTCGTAAAAAATTACCAAAACGATAACCAAGAAAACGTCGAGAAAAAAGCGGTACTGCGCAGAAAATAAGAGAACCAGAATACTTTTGAAAAGAATCGAAATAAAAAGCAGCCACAAAATCCTGGACTTTCTTTTCACGCAAAAAAGTAAAAAGGTGATCAAACCCAAAAGAAAAGCAAAATGGATTTTTCCTTTAATTCCACTCAAAAAAAGCCAGTTTTTAAGGTAATCGAGTTTCGAAAATCGCTCAATTTCCGAAAACGCATACTGCATATCGTAGGTTTTCATGATTGCCATTTCGGCGGAATTTCGAAGCAATTCAGCATTCGGTTGCCCGGAAAAACCCAAATCGAAAAGCTCCAGAGGAAAAATCGGAAAGCCAAAAGTCCAGACATTTTTCATAAAAAACAGCAGCAGTAAAAGGATGCCGGGAATGATTACTTTTAAACGGACTTTTAAAATTACAACTCCATAAAGCAAGGCGAAAAGGGGCAGCCACACCATTGTCGGTTTTATTACAAACACAAACACCGAAAAAATAAAGAGCAGCGTGATTTTTTTATTGAAGTGTAGAAATTCGTTGGTGAGCATCAGAGAAATAACGATCACCGGTAAATCGGGGCTGGGAGACTGGCAGAAAAAAAATAAAAAGGGCAGGAAAATGAAATGAAGCCACGAGTGTTTTTCGAAGATGTAAACGACATAAACGAGAAGCATTAAAACATTAATCCTCAAAAAAGGATCGCTGAAATTTGAAAATCCCGCCTGAAAAATATGCCATACGGACATTTGGCCGAGCAGTAAATCGAGGTTCGAAATTCCTCTGACCATACCAACCTCCGAAAGCCATTTAATGGTGGGAACGTAATACCCGAAATGATCCAGAATAAAAGGAAAATAGGAGCCAAATAAAATTGTAACCAGAGAAAGGGGAATAAAATACAGCGCGTTTCGTGCGAGAAAAAGCCGGAAGTCACGGTACATTTTAAAGTAAAAAAAGGATAAAAGTCCAACGGCCAAGGTGCCGCCTTCAACATAAATATTTAAGGGAAGGAAGAAAGAAAGAAGCGTAAACAGAGTAGCCACGGTAAATATACCAGCCAATAAGTAGAAAGAAATTCCCGAGAAAATCGCTCCAAACAAGTGGGAAAAAATTCTGCCCCACCCAGCCAAAACCGGAAGCAAAACAAGGAGCATGAAGACGATGTATACCATAAAAAAAGATTGCTTAAAAATAAGCAATCTTTCTGTATGTTAAGTTGTTTTCTTAATTTCTGGGTTGTACTCTGCCGTCTTTTCGGTCGCCTGCACGGCCAATCGTATAACCAGTTGCACCACCAACCACGCCTCCAACTACTGCACCAAGACCACGGTTTTTCTTGCTGATAATCGCACCGGCAGCGGCACCACCTACCGTTCCGATAATGGTTCCTTTGGCGGCTTTACTCATTCCTTTTTTCTGAGTTGTTCCCTGCGAAGTTCCGGCATAGCTTCCATTGTTAGTGGATCCGGAAGAACTTGCGGCGCGCGGCGTATTGTTTACGTAAACCGTTTTTGTCTCACGAATAACCTGAGGTTTTGCAGCGGCCTGCGCCTTGCTGACTTCTGCAATACTGTCGGCTTTTTTTTGTGTTTCGTACGCCATTTTTTCTTTTTCGATGGCTAATTTTTGTTTTTCAATTTCCAGCTGTCTGGATTGAAATTCCATTTTCTGCTGATCCAAAGATTTTTCAGCGACAGAATTGTCTTTCGTACATGCCGCTAAAAGTAACATCGACATTGCGCCTGTTATAAAAAAGCCTTTTACAGCCTGCTTCTTATCTTCTATCTGTGTTATTACGTTGGTTGCATTCATAATCTTAATTTTTGAGAAATGATAAATTGAATAGTAACATTTAGTATTCTTCTTGGGGGTATAGCCAAAAACGTAACCAATGCAGTGTTAAGGATATGTTAAAAAATATAAGAAGATATAAAAAATAAGCAAGTAACTGTAAATCAGCTACTTGCTTAATGGAGGTTCCTAGCGGATTCGAACCGCTGTAGATGGTGTTGCAGACCACTGCCTAACCACTCGGCCAAAGAACCATTTGGGTTTGCAAATATAGGTTTTTTTATTTTCGGGTAAAAATTTATTTTAAAATTTTCCCTGAGAATTGATTCTGCGAAGGCGAACGTC encodes:
- a CDS encoding LIC_10190 family membrane protein is translated as MVYIVFMLLVLLPVLAGWGRIFSHLFGAIFSGISFYLLAGIFTVATLFTLLSFFLPLNIYVEGGTLAVGLLSFFYFKMYRDFRLFLARNALYFIPLSLVTILFGSYFPFILDHFGYYVPTIKWLSEVGMVRGISNLDLLLGQMSVWHIFQAGFSNFSDPFLRINVLMLLVYVVYIFEKHSWLHFIFLPFLFFFCQSPSPDLPVIVISLMLTNEFLHFNKKITLLFIFSVFVFVIKPTMVWLPLFALLYGVVILKVRLKVIIPGILLLLLFFMKNVWTFGFPIFPLELFDLGFSGQPNAELLRNSAEMAIMKTYDMQYAFSEIERFSKLDYLKNWLFLSGIKGKIHFAFLLGLITFLLFCVKRKSRILWLLFISILFKSILVLLFSAQYRFFLDVFLVIVLVIFYETVSKKIPLITFSCLSVLGLLFLSFPGQLKDLIPSFKLGSFMTGFNTNQFYKPSHFELKKYETHQIGNLKFNVVQDYPFSFDTPLPAISPAFIQEDVDAGIFPQLKGNSLKDGFIWRKISAEEKEKLKIILKDLPR
- a CDS encoding YMGG-like glycine zipper-containing protein, which encodes MNATNVITQIEDKKQAVKGFFITGAMSMLLLAACTKDNSVAEKSLDQQKMEFQSRQLEIEKQKLAIEKEKMAYETQKKADSIAEVSKAQAAAKPQVIRETKTVYVNNTPRAASSSGSTNNGSYAGTSQGTTQKKGMSKAAKGTIIGTVGGAAAGAIISKKNRGLGAVVGGVVGGATGYTIGRAGDRKDGRVQPRN
- the aroC gene encoding chorismate synthase, encoding MFNLGNFLSLSTFGESHGPAYGGIITNFPAGFKVDLDEVQHQLDRRKPGQSAIVTQRKESDTVKFLSGIFEGQSTGTPIGFLIENENQKSRDYDHIAKAYRPSHADFTYDQKFGIRDYRGGGKSSARETVNWVVAGSLAKQLLPEDVEIKAYVSSVGEIFCEKPYQDLDFSRIDSNDVRCPDAETAEKMISKIKEIKKEGNTIGGTITCVIKNLPIGVGEPVFGKLQAELAKAMLNINACKGFEYGSGFCGAKMTGKDHNDLFNEDFTTKTNLSGGIQGGISNGMDIYFRVAFKPVATILRPQESFDTQGNAVTVEGKGRHDPCVLPRAVPIVENLAAFVLADLFLINKLRKYDM
- a CDS encoding TlpA disulfide reductase family protein, with the translated sequence MNFLRKNILNIIVIAFIAVLFLFPEVKLKLKDLFFPVAAIENAVTLQDSDMDIELKGINAPNTNLKNLKGDKLIFLNFWGTWCPPCREEWPTIQKLYDSKKGKIDFVLIAMQDEEEKVVKFMKDNNYSVPVYIAQSPISNTVLPKVFPTTFLLDKNGRILLKEDASKDWNSKSVHQFIDTFTK
- a CDS encoding thioredoxin family protein, whose translation is MKDYWQKALTFEEYLKIAEERAQNNPNKTDPYQAYYELGLNRMRRTLKKYQVDEAQLSNLKEKNFAGKVLIITESWCGDASATVPAVSKFFEAAGNEVKIFLRDSDQTLINRFLTNGTQSIPIVILLNEDFTVQSNWGPRPQYGLDLLKKFKENPETYPLEEFYNDLQVYYAKNRGKDAIEEILNLL